In the Bacillota bacterium genome, one interval contains:
- a CDS encoding molybdopterin cofactor-binding domain-containing protein, protein MTGPISFKVNGLSRQVEGPGNISLLDYLRSELGLMGTKKGCNQGHCGSCTVLIDGKAKRACTVKINRLTGSQIETIENLASNGQLHPLQEAFIREGAVQCGFCTPGMIMATKALLDVNTDPSPEEIKEALRFNLCRCTGYAAIVRAVQLAAQNIRGEIILSRQSDLPRDSRIENSLIGASPLKKDALPKVQGTPIYADDLNFEGQLFGKLLLSRYPSARIKKIEIQKALAQPGVKKILLADDIPGRNGFGLLNPHQPVLAGDQVRYTGEPVALVLAESETEAEAALPFINVDYEMLPGIFSAKEGLVEKAFSLHPEGNMAHHIPVRKGDTEKAFKEAAVIIEGVYRTPAVEHAYLEPEAAVSRMDSNGVVSVWTASQGSHAFRDMIAATLNLPTNKVRVIYTPAGGAFGGKEEPTVQIHCALGTLVTGRPVKMTLTRRESLIISTKRHSAEMHYRHGATADGRIIAMEAKIFLDAGAYESLSKPVVFRAGIIAAGPYSIPNVKTDAYGVYTNNPPSGAFRGFGTTQVAFGSEMQMDKLAEALQMDPFDLREINSLASGKTTITGQVINNDCGYLKALEAVKNSLQSYKKMLHAPTPGKRIGIGIAGAYKNVGLGAGKNDQAGAKIEIDLEGNLILKVGATDMGQGSDTALTQLAAQETGLPYEDFQVLSNDTAQTPDGGITTASRQTYISGHAVLGAANIFNSTLRKCIAECFGFANIDYKFAPGGLIILDQPDRFISYHELARTANRAGFSLAGEYTYTAPTTYPLRERADHEAHLPLEKYNVHFTYCYAAQAAVVEVDESSGEVKVLKIIAAQDLGRAIHYQNSCCQIEGAVVMGVGYGMSEKFIMEQGYMITDNLAKIGLTRIRDIPDMEIILVEEESDGPYGAKGMGELPLNPTAPAIINAINNATGVRITDLPATKRKIAAELKKIKGEQ, encoded by the coding sequence ATGACAGGCCCGATCTCTTTTAAAGTTAATGGTCTTTCCCGTCAGGTTGAAGGTCCCGGGAATATTTCTTTGCTTGATTACCTCAGGAGCGAACTTGGTTTGATGGGAACCAAGAAAGGTTGTAACCAAGGGCACTGCGGAAGTTGCACGGTACTTATCGACGGCAAAGCAAAGAGAGCCTGTACAGTTAAGATTAACAGGTTGACTGGAAGCCAAATCGAAACTATTGAAAACCTGGCATCGAATGGTCAACTCCACCCTCTACAGGAGGCTTTTATACGAGAAGGTGCCGTCCAGTGCGGTTTTTGCACACCGGGCATGATCATGGCCACAAAGGCTCTTCTGGACGTAAATACCGACCCTTCACCCGAAGAAATCAAGGAAGCCCTCCGCTTTAATCTATGTCGTTGCACCGGGTATGCAGCAATTGTAAGGGCAGTTCAACTTGCGGCCCAAAACATACGGGGCGAGATAATCCTTTCACGTCAATCTGATCTTCCCCGGGATAGCCGAATTGAAAATTCCCTTATCGGAGCTTCTCCCCTAAAAAAAGACGCCCTGCCGAAAGTGCAGGGAACGCCTATATATGCCGATGACCTGAATTTTGAAGGTCAGCTTTTCGGGAAATTACTATTAAGCCGCTATCCGTCGGCAAGAATCAAAAAGATAGAAATCCAGAAAGCATTGGCCCAACCTGGCGTTAAGAAGATACTGCTGGCTGATGATATTCCAGGCCGAAATGGTTTCGGCCTCCTCAATCCCCACCAGCCCGTCCTCGCCGGTGATCAGGTTCGTTACACCGGTGAACCGGTAGCACTGGTTTTGGCTGAGAGCGAAACAGAAGCCGAAGCCGCCCTACCCTTTATAAATGTAGATTACGAGATGCTGCCCGGCATATTCAGTGCTAAAGAAGGCCTGGTCGAAAAAGCATTTTCCCTTCACCCGGAAGGTAACATGGCACATCACATACCTGTCCGCAAGGGCGATACAGAGAAAGCTTTCAAGGAAGCGGCTGTTATTATTGAAGGTGTATACAGAACTCCGGCTGTGGAGCATGCCTACCTTGAACCGGAGGCGGCCGTGTCGAGAATGGATAGCAACGGGGTAGTCAGCGTTTGGACTGCCAGCCAGGGCTCACATGCTTTCAGGGATATGATCGCTGCCACTTTAAATTTGCCCACCAATAAAGTTCGAGTTATATACACACCGGCAGGCGGTGCTTTCGGGGGAAAGGAAGAACCGACCGTCCAGATCCACTGTGCCTTAGGCACCCTTGTTACCGGCAGGCCGGTCAAGATGACCCTGACCCGTCGCGAATCGCTGATCATCTCCACAAAGCGGCACAGCGCTGAAATGCACTACCGTCACGGAGCAACCGCTGATGGCAGGATAATTGCCATGGAAGCAAAAATATTCCTCGATGCCGGGGCTTATGAATCGCTCAGCAAGCCGGTTGTGTTTCGGGCAGGTATCATTGCCGCCGGGCCGTACTCCATACCCAATGTAAAAACTGATGCATACGGTGTATACACCAATAACCCTCCTTCAGGCGCATTCAGGGGCTTTGGTACCACCCAGGTTGCCTTCGGTTCGGAAATGCAGATGGACAAACTGGCTGAAGCGCTGCAGATGGATCCATTTGATCTGCGAGAAATAAACAGCCTGGCCTCCGGTAAAACGACAATCACCGGACAGGTTATAAATAATGACTGCGGCTATCTTAAAGCACTGGAAGCGGTTAAAAATTCACTGCAAAGTTATAAAAAAATGCTGCATGCGCCGACTCCGGGGAAAAGAATTGGGATCGGAATTGCCGGAGCCTATAAAAATGTTGGACTTGGAGCAGGTAAAAACGACCAGGCCGGGGCCAAGATTGAAATTGATCTGGAAGGAAATCTAATTCTCAAGGTGGGCGCCACCGATATGGGCCAGGGTTCAGACACCGCCCTTACGCAGCTGGCCGCACAGGAAACAGGTCTTCCTTACGAGGATTTCCAGGTTCTTTCAAATGACACCGCCCAAACCCCTGACGGAGGGATTACCACCGCATCGCGTCAAACCTATATTTCTGGACATGCCGTACTGGGAGCCGCCAATATTTTTAATTCCACCCTCAGAAAATGCATTGCCGAGTGTTTCGGATTTGCCAATATTGATTACAAATTTGCCCCGGGCGGATTGATTATCCTGGACCAGCCCGATCGCTTCATCTCCTATCACGAACTGGCCCGGACTGCAAACCGTGCAGGATTCTCCCTGGCCGGAGAATATACCTATACCGCTCCAACTACATACCCCCTGCGTGAGCGGGCTGATCACGAAGCACACCTGCCGTTGGAAAAATATAATGTTCACTTCACCTATTGTTACGCCGCTCAGGCCGCTGTCGTTGAGGTTGATGAATCCAGCGGAGAAGTAAAGGTCTTAAAAATTATCGCCGCCCAGGACCTGGGCAGGGCAATCCACTATCAAAACAGCTGCTGCCAAATCGAAGGTGCAGTAGTAATGGGTGTGGGCTACGGTATGAGCGAAAAATTTATCATGGAACAGGGCTATATGATAACCGACAACCTGGCCAAAATCGGCCTTACTAGGATCAGGGATATTCCCGATATGGAAATCATCCTGGTTGAGGAAGAATCGGATGGACCATACGGGGCAAAAGGTATGGGTGAGCTTCCACTCAACCCCACTGCACCGGCCATTATCAACGCCATTAACAATGCCACCGGAGTACGGATTACCGATCTACCTGCCACAAAAAGAAAAATTGCTGCTGAATTAAAAAAAATAAAGGGAGAGCAATAA
- a CDS encoding transposase, with the protein MPRQARRKSKSGIYHIIIRGLNRQVIFIDEKDNLRFLETLKRYKEECGYKLYAYCLMGNHLHLLIHIVEEPLEQVMRRVCGSFVYWYNKKYDRTGNLFQNRFRSEAVEDDSYFLTVLRYIHQNPYKAGIVMEHEEYIWSSYNSYRHPETNELNLIDRDFPLKIFGNNNERALKYFIEFHNQQGNDKCLDFKDDIRKGDLEAAEIIETVCGVNCSGYLRNLEKKKRDLILRHLKKEHNLTIRQLEKFTGINRGIIQRA; encoded by the coding sequence ATGCCGAGACAGGCCAGGAGAAAAAGTAAAAGTGGGATATATCATATTATTATTCGAGGACTTAACAGACAGGTAATTTTCATAGACGAGAAGGATAATCTACGATTTCTCGAGACGTTAAAGCGTTACAAAGAAGAATGCGGTTATAAGCTATATGCATACTGCCTTATGGGTAACCATCTTCACCTGCTGATTCATATAGTTGAAGAACCACTTGAGCAGGTTATGAGGCGGGTCTGTGGAAGTTTTGTGTATTGGTATAACAAGAAATATGATCGAACTGGAAATCTTTTTCAGAACAGATTTAGAAGTGAAGCGGTTGAAGATGATTCATACTTTTTGACCGTGCTTCGGTACATTCATCAAAATCCTTACAAAGCCGGAATTGTAATGGAACATGAAGAATATATATGGAGTAGCTATAACAGTTATCGACATCCTGAAACAAATGAATTAAATCTGATTGATAGGGATTTCCCTCTGAAAATATTTGGAAATAATAATGAAAGGGCATTGAAATATTTTATAGAATTTCACAATCAGCAAGGAAATGATAAATGCCTTGATTTTAAAGATGATATTCGAAAAGGCGATCTTGAAGCAGCAGAAATTATTGAAACCGTATGTGGTGTTAACTGTTCAGGGTATCTGAGAAATTTGGAGAAGAAAAAACGGGATTTGATACTAAGACATTTAAAGAAAGAGCATAACCTGACAATCAGGCAGTTAGAAAAGTTTACCGGGATCAACAGGGGGATTATTCAGAGGGCTTGA
- a CDS encoding selenate reductase: MGDRMRGISIEKLVKWVCEEYENEKSVFGIPEKQFFYPANRKNDYSYCGEAISSPLGPAAGPHTQLAQNLAAGFLTGGRVFELKTVQVLDRLEFPKPCINAEDECYNTEWSTELSIEEAYEEYVKGWFLLHILSQELFQISNRTFMFNLSVGYDLAGIKSEKVDRFIEGLKDASSVPIFSTCKNALIKMIKQFRFVDERYIEKISPLICSTIALSTMHGCPPLEIEAICRYLILEKGLHTSVKLNPTLLGYQYVRDTLDKMGYSYIVLNEDTFSHDLLYEDAVPMLQKLINFAGKHGRKFGVKLSNTLPVQITGEELPGEQMYMSGKPLYALTINLASKLAEEFKGNLNISFSGGADRHNISEILSTGIRPVTMVTTLLKPNGYARFKSLAEIVDEQKPEELPSIDLDRLKQAAEDSISNRAYHKKRNHPDKVYIKLPIFDCRDSCGLCVAVCPNRANYSVRVNDPTLKYDEQILHIDGMCNECGNCATFCPEKGKPYLEKLTLFWNEEDFNSSNNCGFLPVGESIWEKVKFRINDKIYEIKLSKAEDIAAMSGGTALLEMIRVVLSEYLYLL; this comes from the coding sequence GTGGGTGATCGGATGAGGGGAATTTCGATCGAGAAGTTGGTGAAATGGGTTTGTGAGGAATATGAAAATGAAAAATCAGTTTTTGGTATTCCTGAGAAACAATTTTTCTACCCAGCCAATCGTAAGAATGACTACAGCTATTGTGGTGAAGCAATAAGCAGTCCTTTAGGTCCTGCTGCTGGGCCGCATACCCAGTTAGCGCAAAACCTCGCGGCTGGTTTTCTTACCGGAGGCAGGGTTTTTGAGTTGAAAACGGTCCAGGTTCTTGACAGGCTCGAGTTTCCCAAACCTTGTATTAATGCCGAAGATGAATGTTATAATACCGAATGGTCCACCGAACTCTCTATTGAAGAAGCCTATGAAGAATATGTTAAAGGTTGGTTTTTGCTGCACATTCTTTCCCAGGAGCTGTTTCAAATCAGCAATCGCACGTTCATGTTCAACTTGAGTGTTGGATATGATCTGGCCGGGATTAAATCGGAAAAAGTTGATCGTTTTATTGAAGGTTTGAAAGATGCATCATCAGTACCGATATTCAGTACTTGTAAAAATGCCTTGATAAAAATGATCAAGCAATTTAGGTTTGTTGATGAAAGATATATTGAAAAAATATCGCCGTTGATCTGCAGTACTATAGCCCTCTCAACCATGCATGGATGTCCCCCACTAGAAATTGAAGCGATCTGCCGTTATCTCATACTTGAAAAGGGTTTACATACCTCGGTGAAATTAAACCCCACACTGTTGGGTTATCAGTATGTTAGAGATACTCTGGATAAGATGGGTTATAGCTATATTGTTTTAAATGAAGATACTTTCAGCCATGATCTGCTGTATGAAGATGCTGTTCCGATGCTGCAGAAGTTGATCAACTTTGCCGGTAAACATGGAAGGAAATTTGGAGTGAAGCTTTCCAATACCCTGCCCGTCCAGATTACCGGCGAGGAACTGCCCGGTGAGCAAATGTATATGTCAGGTAAGCCTCTTTATGCATTGACGATTAATCTTGCTTCGAAATTGGCCGAAGAATTTAAGGGAAATCTAAATATCTCTTTTTCCGGTGGGGCCGATCGCCATAATATATCGGAAATCCTATCAACGGGAATTCGACCGGTTACGATGGTTACAACTTTATTGAAACCAAATGGTTATGCCCGTTTTAAAAGCCTGGCTGAAATTGTTGACGAGCAGAAACCTGAAGAGCTACCCAGTATTGATCTGGACAGGCTAAAGCAAGCAGCAGAAGATTCTATTTCAAACCGGGCTTATCATAAAAAGAGAAACCACCCTGATAAAGTTTATATTAAGTTACCCATTTTTGATTGTAGAGATTCCTGTGGATTATGTGTGGCAGTATGTCCAAACAGAGCGAACTATTCGGTTCGGGTAAACGATCCAACGTTAAAATATGATGAACAGATTCTGCATATAGATGGAATGTGTAACGAATGCGGCAACTGTGCAACCTTCTGTCCGGAAAAAGGAAAACCGTATCTGGAAAAGCTAACTCTATTTTGGAACGAGGAAGATTTCAACAGCAGCAATAACTGTGGGTTTCTTCCAGTGGGAGAAAGTATTTGGGAAAAGGTAAAATTTAGAATAAATGATAAAATATATGAGATCAAATTAAGCAAAGCGGAAGACATAGCTGCAATGTCAGGCGGCACAGCATTACTGGAGATGATCAGGGTAGTACTAAGCGAATACCTTTACCTGCTATAA
- the dpaL gene encoding diaminopropionate ammonia-lyase produces the protein MGDEIRWIFTGDIGKKESFWGKPLDLMGEIAVKNTRKFIKSFPQYEVTPLRSLGNLAAYTGVSGIYVKDESYRFGLNSFKVLGGGYAIGRYLADKMEIDPEDLTFEKLKSGDVRDKLGEITFTSATDGNHGRGVAWSARQLGHRAVINMPEGSSLIRLKHITDTGAEGNITDVNYDETVRITAENARKHGWIVIQDTAWEGYEDIPNWVMQGYTVMAKEALEQLNQLGVERPTHIFIQAGVGSLAAAVIGYFASVFGNKQPIFVVVEPDNADCFYQSALAGDGIPRNVTGDLTTIMAGLACGEPNPFAWKILWNLVDMFISCPDYCAALGMRILGNPLVGDAQIISGESGAVTAGILTELFRNNDMKEAREQLKLDRDSKILLFSTEGDTDPEMYRKIVWDGAYAMPKMCQQPRPRYTLNHLAADPAG, from the coding sequence ATGGGCGATGAGATCAGGTGGATTTTTACCGGTGATATAGGGAAGAAGGAGAGTTTTTGGGGGAAGCCGCTGGATTTAATGGGAGAGATTGCTGTAAAGAATACAAGAAAATTCATTAAAAGCTTTCCTCAATATGAAGTTACACCCCTTCGAAGCCTTGGGAACCTTGCTGCATATACAGGGGTATCGGGTATATATGTTAAAGATGAATCATACCGTTTTGGCTTGAATTCCTTCAAAGTTCTCGGAGGAGGCTATGCTATCGGTCGTTATCTGGCAGATAAAATGGAAATAGATCCGGAAGATCTTACTTTTGAAAAACTTAAATCGGGTGATGTAAGGGATAAACTGGGAGAGATCACTTTCACGTCGGCTACTGACGGAAACCATGGTCGAGGTGTAGCCTGGTCTGCCCGCCAACTGGGACATCGGGCGGTAATCAATATGCCAGAAGGTTCATCACTAATACGGCTGAAGCATATAACCGATACCGGCGCCGAGGGTAATATTACAGATGTTAATTACGATGAGACAGTAAGGATTACTGCGGAAAATGCAAGAAAGCATGGGTGGATAGTTATTCAGGACACTGCATGGGAAGGATATGAAGATATTCCTAACTGGGTTATGCAGGGATATACCGTAATGGCCAAAGAGGCTTTGGAGCAGCTGAATCAACTTGGAGTTGAACGACCTACTCATATTTTTATCCAGGCAGGTGTTGGGTCTTTGGCTGCAGCAGTTATCGGTTATTTTGCTTCGGTATTCGGTAATAAACAGCCTATTTTTGTTGTAGTGGAACCTGATAATGCGGATTGTTTCTATCAATCAGCCCTGGCAGGTGATGGCATACCGAGAAATGTTACGGGTGATTTGACAACAATCATGGCTGGTTTGGCCTGTGGTGAGCCAAATCCATTCGCCTGGAAAATATTATGGAACCTGGTGGATATGTTCATATCCTGTCCTGATTATTGTGCTGCCCTGGGAATGAGGATCCTGGGTAACCCACTGGTAGGAGATGCCCAGATCATCTCAGGCGAATCAGGTGCAGTGACTGCCGGTATTCTGACCGAGCTGTTCAGAAATAATGATATGAAGGAAGCCAGGGAACAGTTGAAGCTGGATCGTGATTCGAAGATTTTATTATTCAGCACAGAAGGAGATACTGATCCGGAAATGTATAGAAAAATTGTATGGGATGGTGCTTATGCTATGCCAAAAATGTGTCAACAACCCCGTCCCCGATACACATTAAATCATCTTGCGGCCGACCCTGCCGGATAA
- a CDS encoding FAD-dependent oxidoreductase — MKKVVIIGGNAAGMSAASQIKRQQPEWEVIVFEKRDYISYAACGIPYYIQGLVEDLDQLISFTPEEAVQKRKVNLKTRHKVLSIDPQLKTVSVDTPTGTSVESFDFLLISTGARPVRTGIDYTPSERIYNAVTLGDAESIRRFIDKENPKKCAVIGGGYIAIEMIEALRERGLETHLIHRREDLSRNLEKELSTAAKKEMEKQGVILNLSQHVTAVKEKGGLVEVETEHDKFTYDLVIVATGVEPESTLAKNCGIETGIKGAIRVNKLMQTNYPYIYAAGDCTETKNIITGEPYYVALALKANKEGVIAGVNISGVESETFPGVLGTAITKLFDIGLARTGLTLAEADKHGYDAFKFKLSNNSKSNYYPGGGLLTAVLVAEKKEGRVLGAQMFGPVDSVKRIDVYATAITAKMTLDQIFQLDLSYAPPFSPVYDLVVLSGRVGRKMI; from the coding sequence ATGAAAAAAGTTGTAATAATCGGCGGTAATGCTGCCGGTATGAGCGCAGCCAGCCAGATCAAAAGACAGCAGCCGGAATGGGAAGTAATCGTATTTGAGAAACGGGATTACATCTCCTATGCAGCCTGCGGGATACCTTACTATATACAGGGTTTGGTTGAAGACCTCGATCAATTAATCTCATTCACTCCGGAGGAGGCTGTCCAAAAACGAAAAGTTAATTTAAAAACCAGGCATAAGGTGCTCTCCATCGACCCGCAGCTTAAAACAGTCTCAGTTGACACCCCGACAGGAACTTCGGTTGAAAGTTTCGATTTCCTGCTCATCTCCACAGGCGCCAGACCGGTCAGGACAGGAATTGACTATACCCCTTCAGAGCGGATATATAACGCTGTCACTTTAGGTGATGCAGAATCGATCCGCCGATTTATCGATAAAGAAAACCCGAAAAAATGTGCAGTTATCGGGGGCGGATATATAGCCATCGAAATGATTGAAGCTTTGCGTGAAAGAGGCCTTGAAACACATCTGATTCACCGCCGGGAGGATTTATCACGAAACCTGGAAAAGGAACTATCCACCGCCGCCAAGAAGGAGATGGAAAAGCAGGGAGTGATCTTAAATCTCAGCCAGCATGTTACTGCAGTTAAGGAAAAAGGTGGATTGGTAGAAGTTGAAACCGAACACGACAAGTTCACCTATGACCTGGTTATCGTTGCCACAGGTGTTGAGCCTGAGAGCACTCTGGCCAAAAACTGCGGGATTGAAACCGGTATCAAGGGCGCAATCAGGGTTAACAAATTGATGCAGACCAATTACCCCTACATCTATGCTGCCGGCGATTGCACTGAAACAAAAAATATTATCACCGGCGAACCATATTACGTGGCTCTGGCTTTGAAGGCAAACAAAGAAGGGGTTATCGCCGGAGTCAACATCAGTGGTGTGGAAAGTGAAACCTTTCCCGGTGTTCTCGGGACAGCAATAACAAAACTATTTGATATCGGACTGGCCCGGACCGGACTCACCTTGGCCGAAGCAGATAAACACGGGTATGATGCCTTCAAATTCAAACTCTCCAATAACAGTAAGTCTAACTATTATCCGGGTGGAGGACTCTTAACCGCAGTTCTGGTAGCCGAGAAAAAAGAAGGGCGTGTCCTTGGCGCTCAGATGTTTGGCCCGGTTGACAGTGTAAAAAGAATCGATGTATATGCAACAGCAATTACGGCAAAAATGACACTTGACCAGATATTTCAGCTCGACCTGTCCTATGCCCCACCATTCTCCCCGGTTTACGATTTAGTGGTCTTATCCGGCAGGGTCGGCCGCAAGATGATTTAA
- a CDS encoding Pr6Pr family membrane protein has protein sequence MYISSRPVSVIYKLLFLALVLYGIYMSFVEPIVEEDLFPISYFSIQSNILVAMTTFYFIMIPRFTRFSAIVRGSVMLCILVTGLVFHIVLVPHYTEFFKEGLAFKDHLTHTIAPLGFVLDWLLFDQKGLMKFFDIKYWVIYPLLYWIITVSQGAFSGVYTYFFMDIGEIGFKDALAWLLALSVIFIIIGFVLIGIDNLLRKQVPTQ, from the coding sequence ATGTATATAAGCAGCCGTCCGGTGTCAGTAATCTATAAACTGCTATTTCTTGCCCTGGTTCTTTACGGGATCTACATGTCCTTTGTTGAACCTATTGTCGAAGAAGATCTCTTCCCCATTTCTTACTTTTCAATTCAAAGCAATATTCTGGTTGCCATGACAACCTTCTATTTTATAATGATTCCCCGTTTTACCAGATTCTCCGCAATTGTCAGAGGCAGTGTCATGCTCTGTATCCTGGTAACCGGTCTTGTATTCCATATTGTTCTTGTACCTCATTACACTGAATTTTTCAAAGAAGGCCTGGCCTTCAAGGATCACCTTACCCATACCATCGCGCCTCTAGGTTTTGTTCTCGACTGGCTTCTGTTTGACCAGAAAGGCCTGATGAAATTTTTTGATATCAAGTATTGGGTTATTTACCCCCTTCTCTACTGGATTATTACGGTTTCGCAGGGAGCTTTCAGCGGAGTATATACCTATTTTTTCATGGATATCGGTGAAATCGGTTTCAAAGACGCCCTGGCCTGGCTTTTAGCACTTTCAGTTATCTTCATCATTATCGGCTTCGTTCTCATCGGGATCGATAACCTGCTCAGAAAACAAGTTCCTACTCAATAA
- a CDS encoding DUF5362 family protein: protein MRSSGLERMVYMDRVKLQQLSGWMGFVGIITIIGGVLSAIAGVFAFVVGAIPGIIAIILGIKLRSAKQYADAMLAETVSEEYSANFNQFVGNLSSYFKIQGILIIVSLILGLLAALLSILAFIPYRVETFF, encoded by the coding sequence ATGAGATCTTCTGGACTGGAAAGGATGGTTTATATGGATCGCGTTAAATTACAGCAATTAAGCGGCTGGATGGGCTTTGTGGGCATCATAACGATAATCGGCGGTGTTTTATCGGCAATTGCCGGGGTATTTGCCTTTGTTGTCGGAGCTATCCCCGGTATAATCGCTATTATTTTAGGGATTAAATTGCGCAGTGCCAAGCAGTATGCTGATGCCATGCTGGCCGAAACTGTGTCGGAAGAATACTCGGCTAATTTCAATCAGTTTGTCGGAAATCTGAGTTCATATTTTAAAATTCAGGGGATCTTGATTATTGTCAGCCTGATACTGGGTTTACTGGCCGCACTTTTAAGTATTCTGGCTTTTATTCCTTACAGGGTGGAAACCTTTTTCTAA
- a CDS encoding CHAP domain-containing protein, producing MIRRKRIPRMLYSITGILLFALTMLVVLSISAAALEKLPVLTREEFDLWPELPEYTIFNPFPGKGGNCTWYAHGRMMQLGYSKYALDSMRFNANTWAGAADRGAYVTDSPQVGSIAFWDSYQFYGSALGHVGVVEEVKENGSILISDSSSSGSAYRTFSVSPGDSRWPTSFIVVPEGPEKSLLFSPGTMVRTTAYSLNFRQEGINQPSLLLPKDSLIIIKDHVSNGIYASRPGSTSSYYYWWYGTTEFEGEIRHGWVAEEYLEASGFNEPAPSPAPNPTPVPVYIYGDVSGDGTIDVRDVALIMQYNLNLTLLDNDQKIAADVNGDGKIDVRDVALIMRYALGLIEALAD from the coding sequence ATGATCAGGCGTAAAAGGATTCCAAGAATGCTCTATTCAATAACCGGCATTTTGTTATTTGCGTTAACAATGTTGGTTGTGCTCAGTATATCTGCAGCGGCGTTGGAAAAGCTTCCGGTGCTCACCAGGGAAGAGTTCGATCTTTGGCCTGAACTGCCTGAATATACGATCTTTAATCCCTTCCCCGGTAAAGGAGGAAACTGCACCTGGTATGCTCACGGGCGAATGATGCAGCTGGGTTACAGCAAGTATGCTCTGGACAGCATGCGATTCAATGCCAATACCTGGGCCGGGGCGGCAGACAGGGGGGCTTATGTTACTGATAGTCCACAGGTCGGTTCGATTGCTTTTTGGGACAGTTATCAGTTTTACGGCAGTGCGCTGGGGCATGTCGGCGTGGTGGAAGAAGTGAAGGAAAATGGCTCAATTTTGATTAGTGATTCGAGCAGCAGCGGCAGCGCGTACCGGACATTTTCTGTAAGTCCCGGTGATAGCAGGTGGCCCACTTCATTTATTGTCGTTCCTGAAGGACCCGAAAAGTCTCTCCTCTTTTCCCCGGGGACGATGGTAAGAACAACTGCTTACAGCCTGAATTTCCGCCAGGAAGGGATAAATCAACCATCACTTCTACTGCCGAAGGATTCCTTAATTATAATAAAAGATCATGTTAGCAATGGTATTTATGCTTCTCGCCCGGGCAGCACTTCATCATATTACTACTGGTGGTACGGAACTACGGAATTTGAAGGTGAGATCAGGCACGGTTGGGTGGCAGAAGAATACCTGGAAGCTTCAGGTTTTAATGAACCTGCGCCTTCACCTGCACCTAACCCAACACCTGTTCCGGTATACATTTATGGAGATGTGAGTGGAGATGGCACGATAGATGTCCGGGATGTGGCTTTGATCATGCAGTATAATCTAAATTTAACTTTGCTGGATAATGATCAAAAAATTGCTGCTGACGTAAACGGTGACGGGAAGATAGATGTCAGAGATGTCGCATTGATCATGCGGTATGCCTTAGGGTTGATTGAAGCCCTGGCTGATTGA
- a CDS encoding EamA family transporter, whose product MPSHLIGALSALIASAMAGGADFSGGFATRKYNQFQVLWLSSLTGTIILTALALLLRDGLPSMRSIIFAALAGAFGALGLAMLYYALAIGRAAIASSASGVVAAAAPVIFTAFVAGLPDPLTLLGFIIAALGIWLTTKILFVEGEESYRGLLPGILSGLGFGGFFIFIAQIEPGYLYTPLAFGKLSAAAVALIFLAVKRMPFPPVKANPYALLAGFLDVLSNIFYLTATTLTRVDIAAVLACTYPAVTVLLAVIILKERVSRTQKFGVFLCIIAIALIIT is encoded by the coding sequence TTGCCCTCACATTTGATCGGCGCCTTAAGCGCTTTAATTGCCTCTGCCATGGCCGGTGGAGCTGACTTCAGCGGAGGTTTCGCTACCCGGAAATACAATCAGTTCCAGGTTCTCTGGCTATCCTCTCTTACCGGAACCATCATTCTTACGGCGCTGGCGTTACTTTTAAGAGACGGCTTGCCTTCAATGAGAAGCATTATCTTTGCTGCCCTGGCCGGGGCATTCGGAGCGCTGGGACTGGCCATGCTTTATTATGCACTGGCAATCGGCAGGGCGGCTATCGCCTCTTCAGCTTCCGGTGTAGTGGCGGCTGCAGCGCCGGTTATTTTCACTGCTTTCGTTGCCGGCCTGCCTGATCCATTAACCCTGCTCGGCTTTATTATCGCCGCCCTGGGGATCTGGCTGACAACAAAAATCCTTTTCGTGGAAGGAGAAGAGAGCTACAGGGGCCTGTTACCTGGAATCCTGTCCGGACTTGGCTTTGGAGGATTTTTTATTTTCATCGCCCAGATAGAACCGGGTTATCTCTACACCCCGCTCGCATTCGGGAAACTCTCAGCGGCCGCAGTAGCTTTAATATTTCTCGCAGTAAAAAGGATGCCCTTCCCCCCGGTTAAAGCCAATCCGTATGCTCTCTTAGCCGGCTTTCTGGATGTGCTGAGCAATATTTTCTACCTCACGGCTACTACTCTGACCCGTGTTGATATAGCCGCTGTGCTGGCCTGCACCTATCCGGCTGTAACTGTTCTGCTGGCAGTAATTATCCTGAAGGAGAGGGTCAGCCGCACCCAGAAGTTTGGGGTGTTTCTCTGTATAATCGCTATTGCCCTGATCATTACCTGA